Proteins encoded in a region of the Variovorax sp. PAMC 28711 genome:
- the msrA gene encoding peptide-methionine (S)-S-oxide reductase MsrA, which translates to MSTTSNTESITLGGGCFWCTEAVFDRVQGVVDVESGYCNGAVINPTYEQVCTGRTGHVEVVKVAFDPAVISLREILEIFFVVHDPTTLNRQGNDAGTQYRSGIYTTSDAQKEVAQGVIREITESKTYKSPIVTEVVPLANYSTAEAYHQDYFLNNPNQGYCAFVVGPKVEKFQKTFASRVK; encoded by the coding sequence ATGTCCACAACGTCGAACACCGAATCCATCACCCTGGGTGGCGGCTGCTTTTGGTGCACCGAAGCGGTTTTCGACCGCGTGCAGGGCGTCGTCGATGTCGAGTCGGGCTATTGCAACGGCGCCGTGATCAATCCGACCTACGAGCAGGTGTGCACGGGCCGCACTGGGCACGTCGAGGTGGTCAAGGTCGCGTTCGACCCGGCCGTCATCAGCTTGCGCGAGATCCTCGAGATCTTCTTCGTCGTGCACGACCCGACGACGCTAAACCGCCAAGGCAACGATGCCGGCACCCAATACCGCAGCGGCATCTACACGACCAGCGACGCGCAAAAAGAAGTGGCGCAGGGCGTGATTCGCGAGATCACCGAGAGCAAGACGTACAAGTCGCCGATCGTCACCGAGGTGGTGCCGCTCGCGAACTACTCGACGGCCGAGGCCTATCACCAGGATTACTTCCTGAACAACCCGAACCAGGGCTACTGCGCGTTCGTCGTCGGCCCGAAGGTCGAGAAGTTCCAGAAGACCTTCGCGTCGCGCGTGAAGTAG
- a CDS encoding TetR/AcrR family transcriptional regulator → MSAPRSLADKLCPIRAKRERRKEARPGELLEAALDLFVEKGFAATRSEEVAARAGVSKGTLFLYFPSKEELFKAVIVENLSGRFTEWNQEFEAFEGTSADMLRYCMRIWWERVGSTKASGLTKLMMSEGGNFPALAEFYRQEVVRPGHELLRRILRRGIDSGEFAPVDVDHAIYSVLAPMMFLMLWKHASNICVDDQTQIDPEKYLAIQAETVLFGLSAQRNAKP, encoded by the coding sequence ATGTCCGCGCCCCGCTCCCTCGCCGACAAGCTCTGCCCGATCCGCGCCAAGCGCGAGCGTCGGAAAGAAGCGCGCCCGGGCGAGTTGCTCGAAGCAGCGCTGGACCTGTTCGTCGAAAAAGGGTTTGCGGCTACGCGATCCGAAGAGGTGGCGGCGCGCGCGGGTGTTTCCAAGGGCACGCTCTTTCTTTATTTCCCGAGCAAGGAAGAGCTGTTCAAGGCGGTGATCGTCGAGAACCTGTCGGGCCGCTTCACCGAGTGGAACCAGGAATTCGAGGCTTTCGAAGGCACCAGCGCCGACATGTTGCGCTACTGCATGCGCATCTGGTGGGAGCGCGTGGGCTCGACCAAAGCCTCGGGCCTCACCAAGCTCATGATGAGCGAGGGCGGCAACTTTCCCGCGCTGGCCGAGTTCTACCGGCAGGAGGTGGTGCGACCCGGCCACGAACTGCTGCGCCGGATCCTGCGCCGCGGCATCGACAGCGGCGAGTTCGCGCCGGTCGATGTCGACCACGCGATCTATTCGGTCCTCGCGCCGATGATGTTCCTGATGCTCTGGAAGCATGCAAGCAACATCTGCGTGGACGACCAGACGCAGATCGATCCTGAAAAATACCTCGCCATCCAGGCCGAGACGGTGCTGTTCGGCCTCTCGGCGCAGCGGAATGCCAAGCCATGA
- a CDS encoding efflux RND transporter periplasmic adaptor subunit codes for MKRAVKWGIAVLAIALVAGGAFRTIGARKATQASAAASATPAETVVQLAAADVVTVRPRSLAQTLGVSGSLKAVDSAAVKARVAGELTGLTVREGDTVTAGQVIGRIEPAEYESRVRQAQEQADAAAAQADVAQRSYDNNKALVDQGFISKTALDTSQSNLNSARSTHRAALAAVEVTRKSLNDTVLKSPIAGQVAQRLVQSGERVAIDTRVIEVVDLSKIEVEATLAAADSVAVRVGQRASLQIEGSGVDASGADRQVNATVVRVNPTAQAGSRSVLVYLRLDRNAGFRQGLFAQGSIEVGRSTALALPLSAVRIDKPAPYVQTVVDGRIAHRGVQTGPRGQVDGQTMVVVSGIADGAMVVAGTVGPLRDGTAVRLPAP; via the coding sequence ATGAAGCGCGCCGTTAAATGGGGCATCGCGGTGCTCGCGATCGCGCTGGTGGCCGGCGGCGCCTTCCGCACGATCGGCGCCCGCAAGGCCACGCAGGCGAGCGCTGCGGCCTCGGCCACGCCGGCGGAAACGGTGGTGCAACTGGCCGCGGCCGATGTCGTCACGGTGCGGCCGCGTTCGCTGGCCCAAACGCTCGGCGTTTCCGGCTCGCTCAAGGCGGTCGACTCGGCCGCCGTGAAGGCGCGGGTCGCCGGCGAACTCACCGGCCTCACCGTGCGCGAGGGCGACACGGTGACGGCCGGCCAGGTCATCGGCCGCATCGAGCCGGCCGAATACGAATCGCGCGTGCGGCAGGCGCAGGAGCAAGCCGACGCTGCCGCTGCGCAGGCCGACGTGGCCCAACGTTCGTACGACAACAACAAGGCACTGGTCGACCAGGGGTTCATCTCGAAGACGGCGCTCGACACGTCGCAGTCCAACCTGAATTCCGCACGCTCCACGCACCGTGCCGCGCTCGCTGCGGTCGAGGTCACTCGCAAGTCGCTCAACGACACCGTGCTCAAGAGCCCCATCGCGGGCCAGGTCGCGCAGCGGCTGGTGCAGTCGGGTGAGCGCGTCGCGATCGACACGCGCGTGATCGAAGTGGTCGACTTGAGCAAGATCGAGGTCGAGGCCACGCTCGCGGCGGCCGATTCGGTCGCGGTGCGGGTCGGCCAGCGCGCGAGCCTGCAGATCGAAGGCAGCGGCGTGGATGCGAGCGGCGCCGACCGCCAGGTCAACGCGACGGTGGTGCGCGTGAACCCGACCGCGCAGGCCGGCAGCCGCAGCGTGTTGGTGTATCTGCGGCTGGACCGCAACGCGGGCTTCCGCCAGGGCCTGTTCGCGCAGGGCAGCATCGAGGTCGGCCGCAGCACGGCACTCGCGCTGCCGCTGTCGGCAGTGCGCATCGACAAGCCCGCGCCGTATGTGCAGACAGTGGTTGATGGCCGCATCGCACACCGCGGCGTGCAGACCGGCCCGCGCGGCCAGGTCGATGGTCAGACGATGGTGGTGGTGAGCGGCATCGCCGACGGCGCGATGGTCGTGGCCGGCACGGTCGGGCCCTTGCGCGACGGCACCGCCGTGCGGCTGCCCGCCCCCTGA
- a CDS encoding efflux RND transporter permease subunit — protein sequence MWFTRVSLKNPVFATMLMLALVVLGLFSYQRLQVDQFPNIDFPVVVIITEYPGASPEIVESEVTKKVEEGVNSIAGINALTSRSYEGQSVVIVEFQLYVDGRKAADDVREKVAAVRPLFRDEVKDPRVLRFDPASRAVWSVAVLPDGGAAKQPSAVELTNWADQVLKKRLENVRGVGSVTLVGGTKREINLYLNPQAMEGFGVSTEQVVNAVRNENQALPVGSVRSLEQDRVVQIDARMERPEDFGRIIVMRKGGAPIRVEQVARVSDGAQELDSLALYNGQRTLLLSVQKAQDENTIAVVDGLVKAIAEIRSQLPPGVKLEPIGDASRPIRVAVQNVRQTLIEGALLTVLIVFLFLNSWRSTVITGLTLPIALIGTFWFMAMFGFTINMVTLMALSLCVGLLIDDAIVVRENIVRHVQMGKTPYRAALEGTQEIGLAVLATTLSIVAVFLPIGFMGGIIGKFFHEFGITIVAAVLISMFVSFTLDPMLSSLWHDPAIDNHGKRGRPVTFYDRTIGRVTGGFDRATERLAEGYQRILRWSLVHKLTTLFIAIGIFVGSVFMVPLLGTEFVPKADFSETAINFYTPVGSSIEVTEARARQVEGILREMPEVRYTLSTINTGDAQGKMYASIYVRLVDRSARERSVDQMSAVLRQRLRSVPGITVTHVGLRDSVGGNKPVEFSLQGPDLKELERLSQRVMERLRQIPGLVDLDSSLKPNKPTVSVVVRRDAASDLGLGVAPIATALRTLVAGTTVGNWRAPDDQTYDVNVRLAPEVRNSPADLARLPFVTTAAGSNADGSSRIVRLNQVADVRESTGPNQINRRALAREVGINANTDGRSAGEVSNDVRTALAEIAFPPGYSYQFSGSTKNMQESFAYAVSALALAIIFIYMILASQFKSFLQPLALMTALPLTLIGVVLALLTFHSTLSMFSVIGIVMLMGLVTKNAILLVDFAIRSREPHLADDGTEVPGLDRADALLLAARVRLRPILMTTLAMIFGMVPLAFALSEGSEQRAPMGQAVIGGVITSSLLTLVVVPVVYCYMDDLATWARRRWNGSPTPLPTTPPKIEGLS from the coding sequence ATGTGGTTCACCCGCGTCAGCCTGAAGAACCCCGTTTTCGCGACGATGCTGATGCTCGCGCTGGTGGTGCTCGGCCTCTTTTCGTACCAGCGGCTGCAGGTCGACCAGTTCCCCAACATCGACTTCCCGGTGGTGGTCATCATCACCGAGTACCCCGGCGCGTCGCCCGAAATCGTCGAGAGCGAAGTCACCAAGAAGGTAGAAGAAGGCGTCAACTCGATCGCCGGCATCAACGCCCTGACCTCGCGCAGCTACGAGGGCCAGTCGGTCGTCATCGTCGAGTTCCAGCTGTACGTGGACGGACGCAAGGCGGCCGACGACGTGCGCGAAAAAGTCGCTGCGGTGCGGCCGCTGTTTCGCGACGAGGTGAAAGACCCGCGCGTGCTGCGTTTCGATCCGGCCTCGCGGGCCGTCTGGTCGGTCGCGGTGCTGCCCGATGGCGGCGCCGCCAAGCAACCGAGCGCGGTCGAGCTCACCAACTGGGCCGACCAGGTGCTGAAGAAGCGCCTGGAGAACGTGCGCGGCGTCGGCTCCGTCACGCTCGTGGGCGGCACCAAACGCGAGATCAACCTCTACCTCAATCCGCAGGCCATGGAAGGCTTCGGCGTCAGCACCGAGCAGGTCGTGAACGCGGTGCGCAACGAGAACCAGGCGCTGCCGGTCGGCTCGGTGCGCTCGCTGGAGCAAGACCGGGTGGTGCAGATCGATGCGCGGATGGAACGGCCCGAAGACTTCGGCCGGATCATCGTCATGCGCAAGGGCGGCGCACCGATCCGCGTTGAACAGGTGGCGCGCGTGTCAGACGGCGCGCAGGAGCTCGACAGCCTCGCGCTCTACAACGGCCAGCGCACGCTGCTGCTCTCGGTGCAGAAGGCGCAGGACGAGAACACCATCGCAGTGGTCGACGGGCTGGTGAAGGCCATCGCCGAAATCCGCTCGCAATTGCCGCCGGGCGTGAAGCTCGAACCCATCGGCGACGCCTCGCGACCGATCCGCGTCGCGGTACAGAACGTGCGCCAGACGCTGATCGAAGGCGCGCTGCTCACGGTACTCATCGTCTTCCTGTTCCTCAATTCGTGGCGCTCCACCGTCATCACCGGCCTCACGCTGCCGATCGCGCTCATCGGCACCTTCTGGTTCATGGCGATGTTCGGTTTCACCATCAACATGGTCACGCTGATGGCGCTGTCGCTGTGCGTGGGCTTGCTGATCGACGACGCGATCGTGGTGCGCGAGAACATCGTGCGGCATGTGCAGATGGGCAAGACGCCCTACCGCGCCGCGCTCGAGGGCACGCAGGAGATCGGGTTGGCGGTGCTGGCCACCACGCTGTCGATCGTCGCGGTGTTCCTGCCGATCGGCTTCATGGGGGGGATCATCGGCAAGTTCTTCCACGAGTTCGGCATCACCATCGTGGCGGCGGTGCTGATCTCGATGTTCGTGAGCTTCACGCTCGACCCGATGCTCTCCAGCCTCTGGCACGACCCGGCTATTGACAACCACGGCAAGCGCGGCCGGCCGGTCACCTTCTACGACCGCACGATCGGCCGCGTCACCGGCGGATTCGACCGCGCGACCGAACGGCTGGCCGAAGGTTATCAACGCATCCTGCGCTGGTCGCTGGTGCACAAGCTGACGACGCTGTTCATCGCAATCGGCATCTTCGTCGGCAGCGTCTTCATGGTGCCGCTGCTCGGCACCGAGTTCGTGCCCAAGGCCGATTTTTCGGAGACGGCGATCAACTTTTACACGCCGGTCGGCTCGTCGATCGAAGTCACCGAAGCGCGGGCGCGGCAGGTCGAAGGCATCCTGCGCGAGATGCCCGAGGTGCGCTACACGCTTTCAACCATCAACACCGGCGACGCGCAGGGAAAGATGTACGCCAGCATCTACGTGCGGTTGGTCGACCGCAGTGCGCGCGAGCGCAGCGTCGACCAGATGTCGGCGGTGCTGCGCCAGCGGTTGCGGTCCGTGCCCGGCATCACCGTCACGCACGTCGGCCTGCGCGATTCGGTCGGCGGCAACAAGCCGGTCGAGTTCTCGCTGCAGGGGCCCGACCTGAAGGAGCTCGAACGCCTGAGCCAGCGCGTGATGGAGCGCCTCCGCCAGATCCCCGGCCTGGTCGACCTCGACTCCAGCCTCAAGCCCAACAAGCCGACGGTGAGCGTGGTGGTGCGCCGCGACGCCGCCTCCGACCTCGGCCTCGGCGTGGCACCGATCGCCACCGCGCTGCGCACGCTGGTGGCCGGCACCACGGTCGGCAACTGGCGCGCACCCGATGACCAGACCTACGACGTGAATGTGCGGCTCGCGCCCGAGGTGCGCAACTCGCCGGCCGACCTGGCGCGCCTGCCGTTCGTGACCACCGCCGCCGGCAGCAACGCGGACGGCTCGAGCCGCATCGTGCGACTCAACCAGGTGGCCGACGTGCGCGAATCGACCGGGCCGAACCAGATCAACCGCCGCGCGCTGGCGCGCGAAGTGGGCATCAACGCGAACACCGACGGCCGCTCGGCTGGCGAGGTGTCGAACGACGTGCGCACCGCGCTGGCCGAGATCGCTTTTCCACCCGGCTACAGCTACCAGTTCAGCGGCTCGACCAAGAACATGCAGGAGTCGTTCGCGTACGCGGTGTCGGCGCTGGCGCTCGCGATCATCTTCATCTACATGATCCTGGCGAGCCAGTTCAAAAGCTTCCTGCAGCCGCTGGCGCTCATGACGGCACTGCCGCTCACGCTGATCGGCGTGGTGCTGGCGCTGCTCACCTTCCATTCGACGCTCTCGATGTTCTCGGTCATCGGCATCGTGATGCTGATGGGCCTCGTCACCAAGAACGCGATCTTGCTGGTCGACTTCGCGATTCGCTCACGCGAACCGCACCTTGCCGACGACGGCACGGAAGTACCGGGCCTGGATCGCGCCGACGCCTTGCTGCTCGCCGCGCGCGTGCGGCTGCGGCCCATCCTGATGACCACGCTCGCCATGATCTTCGGCATGGTGCCGCTCGCCTTCGCCCTCAGCGAAGGCTCCGAGCAGCGCGCGCCGATGGGCCAGGCCGTCATCGGCGGCGTCATCACCTCGTCGCTGCTCACGCTGGTCGTGGTGCCGGTCGTCTACTGCTACATGGACGATCTCGCGACCTGGGCGCGCCGCCGCTGGAACGGCTCGCCCACACCCTTGCCAACGACCCCACCTAAAATTGAGGGTTTGTCCTGA
- a CDS encoding protein-L-isoaspartate O-methyltransferase family protein, which yields MIEQQIRPWDVHDAEILALLDQIRREDYVPQAHRALAFFDMELPLGDGSVPGETMLAPKVEARMLHDLHVQKHEKVLEIGTGSGFMAALLGNRAASVLTLEINPALAARAAETLRQNGMSNVEVRHADGAKPLASGPSFDVIVLSGSVAKVPQNLLGSLNVGGRLIAIVGDEPMMRTHIVTRVSEGKWETAQPWDTVAPRLLSFPEPSKFAF from the coding sequence ATGATCGAGCAGCAGATCCGTCCCTGGGATGTGCACGACGCCGAGATCCTCGCGTTGCTCGACCAGATCCGCCGCGAGGACTACGTGCCGCAGGCACACCGCGCGCTGGCCTTCTTCGACATGGAGCTGCCGCTCGGCGACGGCAGCGTGCCGGGCGAAACCATGCTGGCGCCGAAGGTCGAAGCGCGCATGCTGCACGACCTGCATGTGCAGAAGCACGAGAAGGTGCTGGAGATCGGCACCGGCTCCGGCTTCATGGCCGCGCTGCTCGGCAACCGCGCCGCCAGCGTGCTGACGCTGGAGATCAATCCCGCGCTGGCGGCCCGCGCCGCCGAGACGCTGCGCCAGAACGGCATGTCCAATGTCGAGGTGCGCCACGCCGACGGCGCGAAGCCGCTGGCGAGCGGCCCCAGCTTCGACGTGATCGTGCTGAGCGGCTCGGTCGCGAAGGTGCCGCAGAACCTGCTCGGCTCGCTCAACGTCGGTGGCCGTCTGATTGCCATCGTGGGCGACGAGCCGATGATGCGCACCCACATCGTCACGCGCGTGAGCGAAGGCAAGTGGGAAACGGCGCAGCCCTGGGACACCGTGGCGCCGCGCCTGCTCAGCTTCCCCGAGCCGTCGAAGTTCGCCTTCTGA
- a CDS encoding rhodanese-like domain-containing protein, translating to MIDQVRPADLAAWFAQEGDAPAVLLDVREPWELQTASVTPQGFALVAIPMNEIPARVAELDPGLRIACLCHHGARSQRVAAFLSQNGFADIANVAGGIDAWSAQHDASVPRY from the coding sequence ATGATCGATCAGGTCCGCCCCGCCGATCTCGCCGCCTGGTTCGCACAGGAGGGTGACGCGCCTGCCGTGTTGCTCGACGTGCGCGAGCCGTGGGAGCTGCAGACCGCGAGTGTCACGCCGCAAGGCTTTGCGCTGGTGGCGATTCCGATGAACGAGATCCCGGCGCGTGTGGCCGAACTCGATCCCGGCCTGCGCATTGCCTGCCTGTGCCATCACGGCGCGCGCAGTCAACGCGTGGCCGCCTTTCTGAGCCAGAACGGCTTTGCCGACATCGCCAATGTGGCGGGCGGCATCGACGCCTGGTCGGCGCAACACGACGCGAGCGTGCCGCGCTACTGA
- a CDS encoding TolC family outer membrane protein: MSVWPRLLPLPAALVAALALPAHGQSLIDLYESARGYDATYQGARAQFDASVARAAQAKAGILPAVGLSAGVNRNDLDIHVISGSQQGSASRDFNTQSAGINATQPIYRPAAWATYEQGKLQAEVAQAVLTSAEQDLIVRVSQTYFDVLASQDSLALVRAQKVAVAEQLASAKRNFEVGTSTITDSREAQARYDLVIAQEIAAENDLQVKKIVLDQLVGRPGSVPVPLAAPVVLPVATPTDMNVWVAQAEEVHPSIRQARLGLDVAGLEVKKAEAGHKPTLDANLGYNISRNPTGTSTATVGTRVNAASIGVVFNMPLFAGFATENRIRETLALEEQSRQILESTRRSVTQATRAAYLGLVSGAGQVKALEAAESSSQSALDANRLGYQVGVRINIDVLNSQSQLFQTKRDLAQARYNVLLGNLKLRQANGTLVPEDLQAINATLAPPGTAGAAASAVTPSAATQSPVPVAPTTIPTVPPVPQQPFNPLPPVMPTAPPPPVILSPPVR; this comes from the coding sequence ATGTCTGTCTGGCCCCGGCTACTTCCCCTTCCGGCTGCACTCGTCGCGGCGCTTGCGTTGCCGGCCCATGGCCAGAGCCTCATCGACCTCTATGAATCTGCGCGCGGCTACGACGCCACGTACCAGGGCGCCCGCGCGCAGTTCGATGCCAGCGTGGCACGCGCCGCACAGGCGAAGGCTGGCATCCTGCCCGCGGTGGGTCTGTCGGCGGGCGTGAACCGCAACGACCTCGACATCCACGTGATCAGCGGCAGCCAGCAGGGCTCCGCGTCGCGTGACTTCAATACGCAGAGCGCCGGCATCAACGCGACACAGCCAATCTACCGCCCCGCCGCCTGGGCGACCTACGAGCAGGGCAAGCTGCAGGCCGAAGTGGCGCAGGCGGTGTTGACCAGTGCGGAGCAAGACCTCATCGTGCGCGTGAGCCAGACCTACTTCGACGTGCTGGCCAGCCAGGACAGCCTGGCGCTGGTTCGCGCGCAGAAGGTGGCCGTGGCAGAACAGCTCGCGTCGGCCAAGCGCAACTTCGAAGTCGGCACCTCGACCATCACCGATTCGCGCGAAGCGCAGGCGCGCTACGACCTGGTGATCGCACAGGAGATCGCCGCCGAGAACGACTTGCAGGTCAAGAAGATCGTGCTCGACCAGCTGGTCGGCCGGCCCGGCAGCGTGCCGGTGCCGCTCGCCGCGCCGGTGGTGTTGCCGGTTGCCACGCCCACCGACATGAACGTGTGGGTCGCGCAGGCCGAAGAAGTGCACCCGTCGATCAGGCAGGCGCGCCTGGGCCTCGACGTGGCCGGGCTGGAAGTGAAGAAGGCCGAAGCCGGCCACAAGCCGACGCTGGACGCCAACCTCGGCTACAACATCTCGCGCAACCCGACCGGCACCAGCACCGCCACCGTGGGCACGCGCGTCAACGCGGCAAGCATCGGCGTGGTGTTCAACATGCCGCTCTTCGCCGGCTTCGCGACCGAAAACCGGATCCGGGAAACGCTGGCACTCGAAGAGCAATCGCGACAGATCCTCGAATCCACGCGCCGCAGCGTGACGCAGGCGACCCGCGCGGCTTATCTCGGGCTCGTGTCGGGTGCCGGGCAGGTGAAGGCGCTGGAGGCGGCCGAATCGTCGAGCCAGAGTGCGCTGGACGCCAACCGCCTCGGCTATCAGGTCGGCGTGCGCATCAACATCGACGTGCTCAATTCGCAGAGCCAGTTGTTCCAGACCAAGCGCGACCTCGCGCAGGCGCGCTACAACGTTCTGCTGGGCAACCTCAAGTTGCGCCAGGCCAACGGCACGCTGGTGCCGGAAGACCTGCAGGCGATCAACGCGACGCTGGCGCCACCGGGCACCGCCGGCGCCGCCGCCTCGGCCGTCACGCCGTCGGCTGCGACGCAAAGCCCGGTGCCGGTCGCGCCGACGACGATTCCCACCGTGCCGCCGGTGCCGCAGCAACCCTTCAACCCGCTGCCGCCCGTGATGCCGACGGCACCGCCGCCGCCGGTCATCCTCAGTCCGCCGGTGCGCTGA
- a CDS encoding 3-deoxy-D-manno-octulosonic acid transferase: MRSLMLRLYGAFTRLSQPLVRRKLKKRAVAEPGYAVAVEERFGMYDPVLTGQDWCWIHAVSLGEARAAGILLIELRRQHPGVPILLTHGTATGREEGARLLEPGDLQVWMPWDTPKAVAAFLDRFRPRIGVLMETEVWPEMTAACAERGIPLVLANARLNEKSLASAERLAWLARPAYGALTAVWAQTEADAHRLVSLGAKVEGVYGNLKFDAAPDIRQLAAADQLRASLPKPIVVFASSRDGEEQMLLEVLKRFGAAVPVPPAQAAINSIAKRVHDVQWMIVPRHPQRFDEVAALVASHGFGVARRSAAADELSDAEIWLGDSLGEMALYYGLAHVALLGGSFEPLGGQNLIEAAACGCPVVMGPSTFNFAEAAELSLAAGAAQRVADMEQAVKAALAIVNNAAKRDAMVQAALAFSSSNRGAAQRTAAAVLALVQDVPRPVAGAGASGPAGVPAGASAERTDPVLDDLSAPAD; the protein is encoded by the coding sequence GTGCGGTCGTTGATGCTGCGCCTCTACGGCGCGTTCACGCGGTTGTCGCAGCCGCTGGTGCGGCGAAAGCTCAAGAAGCGCGCCGTGGCCGAGCCCGGCTACGCCGTGGCGGTGGAAGAGCGCTTCGGCATGTACGACCCCGTACTCACCGGCCAGGACTGGTGCTGGATCCATGCGGTGTCGCTCGGCGAGGCGCGTGCCGCCGGCATCCTGCTGATCGAGCTGCGACGCCAGCATCCGGGCGTGCCGATCCTGCTCACGCACGGCACGGCGACCGGCCGCGAAGAGGGCGCCCGACTGCTCGAGCCCGGGGACCTGCAGGTGTGGATGCCGTGGGACACGCCGAAAGCGGTGGCGGCATTTCTCGATCGATTCCGCCCGCGCATCGGCGTGCTGATGGAAACCGAGGTGTGGCCCGAAATGACCGCGGCCTGCGCCGAGCGCGGCATTCCGCTGGTGCTCGCCAACGCCCGCCTGAACGAGAAGTCGCTGGCGTCCGCCGAGCGCCTCGCCTGGCTGGCGCGGCCGGCCTACGGCGCGCTCACCGCGGTGTGGGCGCAGACCGAAGCCGATGCGCACCGGCTGGTGTCGCTCGGTGCCAAGGTCGAAGGCGTCTACGGCAATCTGAAGTTCGACGCCGCCCCCGACATTCGGCAACTCGCCGCGGCCGATCAGTTGCGCGCTTCGCTGCCCAAGCCGATCGTGGTGTTCGCCAGCTCGCGCGACGGCGAGGAGCAAATGCTGCTCGAGGTACTGAAGCGGTTCGGTGCCGCCGTGCCCGTTCCGCCGGCGCAGGCCGCGATCAATTCCATCGCGAAGCGCGTGCACGACGTGCAGTGGATGATCGTCCCGCGCCATCCGCAGCGTTTCGACGAAGTGGCTGCGCTGGTTGCCTCGCATGGCTTCGGCGTCGCGCGCCGGAGCGCCGCTGCCGACGAGCTCAGCGATGCCGAGATCTGGCTCGGCGACTCGCTCGGCGAAATGGCGCTTTACTACGGCCTGGCCCACGTGGCGCTGCTCGGCGGCAGTTTCGAGCCACTGGGCGGGCAGAACCTGATCGAAGCCGCCGCCTGCGGCTGCCCGGTGGTGATGGGGCCGTCGACCTTCAACTTCGCCGAGGCGGCCGAACTGTCGCTGGCGGCGGGTGCCGCGCAGCGCGTGGCCGACATGGAGCAGGCGGTGAAGGCCGCTTTGGCCATCGTCAACAACGCGGCCAAACGCGATGCGATGGTTCAGGCCGCGCTGGCGTTTTCGTCATCGAACCGCGGCGCCGCGCAGCGCACGGCGGCGGCGGTGCTGGCGCTGGTGCAGGACGTGCCGCGGCCCGTCGCGGGTGCGGGCGCCTCGGGTCCGGCCGGCGTGCCGGCGGGTGCGTCCGCGGAGCGAACCGACCCGGTGCTCGACGACCTCAGCGCACCGGCGGACTGA